The following are encoded together in the Brassica napus cultivar Da-Ae chromosome A9, Da-Ae, whole genome shotgun sequence genome:
- the LOC106422010 gene encoding uncharacterized protein LOC106422010: protein MQPTRRSYRLSEKETAIPDLSSSGPSGSSRKRIRKQCRKVTPPPSSPPAAYTSTDDEVEAFQLKEPRYQASRAIFQARNQENPELLRSHITPFSSRFVTSNSVERYEKLASREFVIQQRIDVTDENLLDVKRVVVRSGLIYTLIDSDLFHPNVVKEFIANLGAAENRGDGVAVFLRGSMVEFSPSLINAMYLIPGFEEDPDYLAVDIDRVCSFLTDNRVRRSEAMSSKYLTPTNQVLYKLVCSNWIPTTNYTSMNQERLKFLYMLHHHRGFDFGQMVYDQIISFAANISTDRSRRVIFPTLIQQVIDYQRTVLSFEDDEEYTGYPKLVVKDIKAGRGQGGNSSAADLLADIERTIADLKSIRIRLRSKGVGENIHSILVGLNRMSRKMKWNRTVKKVKVSNE, encoded by the exons ATGCAACCCACCCGAAGAAGCTATCGATTGTCTGAGAAAGAAACAGCTATTCCGGATCTCTCCTCTTCTGGTCCGTCTGGATCTTCCCGCAAACGTATCCGGAAACAATGCCGAAAGGTGACTCCGCCACCGTCTTCTCCGCCTGCTGCATATACATCTACCGACGACGAGGTTGAAGCTTTTCAACTCAAAGAGCCACGCTATCAAGCAAGCCGTGCGATCTTCCAAGCACGAAATCAAGAAAACCCCGAACTACTTCGTTCCCACATCACTCCGTTCTCGAGTCGTTTTGTCACCAGCAATTCAGTTGAGAGGTATGAAAAATTGGCTTCACGTGAGTTTGTGATTCAACAGAGGATCGATGTGACTGACGAGAACTTGCTCGATGTGAAACGGGTGGTAGTTAGGTCAGGGTTGATCTATACTCTGATTGATAGTGACTTGTTTCATCCAAATGTTGTGAAAGAGTTTATTGCCAATTTGGGTGCGGCTGAGAATAGAGGAGATGGTGTTGCTGTGTTTCTTCGTGGGTCCATGGTTGAATTCTCGCCTAGCTTGATTAATGCTATGTATTTGATCCCTGGCTTTGAAGAAGATCCTGACTACTTGGCAGTAGACATTGATCGAGTGTGCTCGTTCCTGACGGATAATCGTGTGCGACGTTCTGAAGCCATGAGCTCTAAGTATCTGACCCCGACGAATCAAGTCCTCTACAAGCTGGTGTGCTCAAATTGGATTCCCACCACCAACTACACGTCAATGAACCAGGAACGACTCAAGTTTCTCTACATGCTTCATCATCACAGGGGCTTTGACTTTGGTCAGATGGTCTATGATCAAATCATCAGCTTTGCAGCTAACATCAGCACTGACAGGTCTCGGAGAGTCATTTTCCCTACATTGATTCAGCAAGTGATTGACTATCAACGGACAGTGCTGTcatttgaagatgatgaagagtaTACCGGGTATCCTAAGCTGGTGGTAAAAGACATCAAGGCAGGCAGAGGCCAAGGGGGTAACTCTAGTGCCGCTGATCTTCTGGCTGATATTGAGCGAACCATAGCTGATCTTAAAAGCATTCGGATTCGCTTGAGGAGTAAGGGAGTA GGGGAGAATATCCACAGTATCCTCGTCGGACTCAACAGAATGAGCAGGAAGATGAAGTGGAACCGGACAGTGAAGAAAGTGAAAGTTTCTAATGAGTGA